In Babylonia areolata isolate BAREFJ2019XMU chromosome 19, ASM4173473v1, whole genome shotgun sequence, a single window of DNA contains:
- the LOC143293410 gene encoding PI-actitoxin-Afv2b-like has protein sequence MEGLRSSVLVFLLLTGMVAITTAESICSLPSETGPCRAMIPRYFYDTKSGTCQMFTYGGCLGNANNFEKKENCEAACP, from the exons ATGGAAGGCCTTCGCTCCTCAGTTCTCGTGTTTCTGCTGCTCACTGGCATGGTGGCTATCACTACAGCAG AATCCATCTGCAGCTTGCCCAGTGAGACGGGCCCTTGCAGAGCCATGATCCCCAGGTATTTCTACGACACCAAATCGGGCACCTGCCAGATGTTCACCTACGGGGGGTGTCTCGGCAACGCCAACAACtttgagaagaaggagaactgcGAGGCCGCGTGCCCTTGA